Below is a genomic region from Pseudopipra pipra isolate bDixPip1 chromosome 6, bDixPip1.hap1, whole genome shotgun sequence.
GAGCTCTGATTGCAGATTGTTCCTGGAGGAAGCTGAcctaataagaaataataaaagacaGGGAAAACATGTCAGAAGAGGAACACACATGATGATCTGGCGACTGCTGGCTGTAAAGACATGAAGAAACGTCAGAATTCAAAAGTGATTAAGTGAAGTCTGAAAGCAACCCCCTGAGCTGGGATGGTCTGACTGAACACATGGAAGGTATCAGCAACAGCTGATGCTATTGAGAGGTTTTCTTCAAAATCAATTAGTCAATTACTATGACTGTGCAGGTTCAGTAAAGTGGATAAAATCTAAACAGATGAAACATCTTTTCTACTTAAAGACTGCCAGCActttgaaaagagatgaaaaattcCATATGTTCAgccctgattttaattttttcagggaGAGAGATTGAAATTCTTTACATCTTTTCCAGTTTTATAAAGTACTCTTCACTGAAGAATAATGATGTATAAAACAGGTTCAGAATGCAAACCAGAAACATCTCAGACAGCAATCAGGAGTATTTAACAATGGAGACTTCCAGCCAGAAACACCTGTGGCACACTTACTGCTCAGTCATAGGAGCATGCTGCAAGTCATACTCCAAGTTACGGATTCGGGAGCCGAAGTTTTTGTTGAGGTTATTTAGCTGATCCAAAAATTTATGAAATTcagctttctcctttttcagGCTTTCTTCCAGCCCCTCACAGTAACACTCGAGACGCTCTCTGTGAAGTGACAGTTCCcctgagaagaaaagaagttttCCAGTATGGATATTATTCCCTGTTTGCTGTGGACTACCACAATGCCCAGTCAGCCTACgaccaacagcagcagcaaaataaacagaacCAGACCTCACAGTAACTAAACCATACAAATAAACCACATTCCATTTGGTTTCTTTGGCTTTCCTTCTGTGTTAAACATATATCCTTAGCAGCTCCTAATccatttaaaacacaaatgtCTCATTTGCTCTaaacattctttttcctttatttttggtCATTGCTGACATCTTCATTATATCTCTGTTCTCAATCTTGTAACAAAAGtaaagttttggtttttttttttttaatggaaaatacaCTTCTCCCTGGttttgtgaggggaaaaaaaacatcagTTTTGGTCTCCCTTCTGGAATGATAGCTGGATAAATCAAGAGCCGGCCAATTGCCTCAATAAAGCAGCCAGAAAAAGCACCTCTtggcagagaaagggaaattgAAAAATTGTTTGCCTGTTCTCCCAAGAGAGAGTTTTTTACTTTATATGTTAAAGACCAACAAACCTGTCTAAAGTACTTTTTTCTCACCATAAAAACCAGACAATTCTCATGTGAAAAAGTTTTTGATTAGTGGCTGCTCTGTAGTTGCTCAGTGATACTTCACAGAGCTAAATCCTTCCTCTCGTGTTTTCAGAAGCCTGGTCCTGCCATTTCAGCTCTCTCAACTTGGCTAATTCTTTCTCTGCAACacctgtaaaattattttttgtacaATAAAAACTCTTGTTAAATAATTTCAAGGTGAATGAGAATTCACAAACGTTGACAATACAATGTTCTACGTCTCATACAATGCAGTTGTTGATCAAGGCACCACTGTCTATTTTTCCAAACATAACATAGCACAAACCAGGAAGAGGTGTAGAAATGTCATTCTGAAAATAGATGAGTAACATATTATACTGGGAATTTGTACACACTCAACTGCTTCCTTGCTCAGTTGTCCTTTACAATGCTGAAATAGTTTTGGCCCACTTGTGATCATCTCTAAAAAAAGTCATATGAtgctcacagtaaaaaaaaaatcagtaccAGCTCTAACATTGTAGATATTTGTCTGTATCTCCTCCTGCTTTTGTTGATGCAACTGAAGATGCAGCAGAAGTATTGAATTCAGCTCCTCTTTCTTGGCAGCCATGAAGACATGGGATTTGGACAAGGATTCTGCAAACCATTTCTCCAAGTGTTCAAAAAAGCAGAGGCGAATCCTACgattgaaaaagaaatactacAGCGAGGAacagtaaataataaataagaatTTACTAAATACATGAATTCTAAGAATATCACTTCTGACTACAGGAAGATATGCTTTCAGTACCATTTGTACAATACTGGTCAAGTTTTTGAGCTAGCTGCCTACTACTGAGTACCAGGCATTTTACCTTCATGGCTCTGCAGGGAATTTGGGAATTTTACTTGTCTTTCTGTGATCTGTTTTCTCACTTAATAAATTTCCATAAAATATGAATGTTCTGTAAAGGTAAACGCATTTGCGGTACTCTGAAAGGATGGCTACAAAGCAATATAAACATTTTCTTATATTTGTATCAATTTAAAAAAGAGGAATGACATAATAATGATacaattataattttataattagaATATCTAATTATATACTAATAATTGGCTAATTTTTGCCTCTTCAGTATAATGTTTCTTCTAAAGAGCTGAAATTTGTCTATTACGTAAAGAAGCTGTTTTCTACTCACTTTTTCTTCAGCTTGACAAACACGGTTTCTTTGAGAAGCACATATTTCAGGTACAtaggaagtgattcttccttttcatattttgtaaaataattctCCGTGATGTCAGCCTCTTCAACTCCAAGGACAGTGTAAATGTTTCCACTAGcagtggaaaatatttccatggCCTTTTCAGCACTTTCTGCCTTGCTGCTATTGAACACTGCCTAGTGAACAGTTGGAAATCATCATCTGCTACCTTTAAAGGTATCAGCATGGAATCAACACAGCACAAGCTAATGTAAGAATCCTAAGGATATTTAGAATAGCATTCTCAATTTGGACAACACTAATACAGTGTCagcaatatttatatatttatatatgctgGGAAGGCTCAATAGGCAAAGTCACCTATGTTTTAGATGGGTTTTGATATGTTAATAATTAAAGACCTGAAAAAACAATACTTAGGTACAAATACAGCTTAAAGCATTCACCATGGCTTAAGAACACTGTGATGAAAGAAagatagattaaaaaaaaaaactatgcAAAGAGTTTTTACAAAGGTAAAAGCAGTGCTTGTAAAAGGTTTTATACACTCTATTTGTCCATAAAAAGGATCTAAACCCCTATGGGCTTTGACAGACTAAGCAAACAAAGACTTTCTATTCATCCTTAGCAAAAAGACTTCCTATTCCTCCTTATTTTGGGCAAGACTGCCTTCACCTTCAAATTTATTCTCTTGTTCACTTAATCTCTGTAACACTTACCCCTTGTTCTGCATGTTCAGTGTCTTCACTTTCATGAGGAAtgctctctccatcttcctctGTTTCTTCAGTTTCCTGTGCCAAGATCTCCTCATGCTCAGCTGGGTTTGTTTCTCCATCTGATCGTTGACAACTGTCTACCTCTTCTGGCATTGGCTGAGAGAGACGactgtcccactctgctctctgctggtGCACCTCAAGTCCTGGAGGCAATTTTGGATgccacaatgtaagaaagatcTAAATCTATTAGGGAGCGTTCAAAGGAGAGAGACACAGATGGTGAAGGGACTAGAAGGGAAGCCTTGTGAGGTAATTTGTACCTTGTGAGGTACCTTGGCTGAGGTAATTTGgcttgttcagctggagaagaggagactgaggtcagagcTCATTGGGGTCTGCAGCTCCCGAGGGGTGGTGGAAGGGCAGctcccatctctgctctgtgtgagcagggacaggacccgagggaatggctggaACTATGTCAGAGGAAGTTTAgctggatctcaggaaaaggttcttcccctagagggtggctgggcactgaagaggctcctcagggcagtggtcacagccccaaggctgccagagctcaaggaccatttggacaatgctctcaggcacatggttttgttgtggtgtctgcgcagggccaggagtttggacttggatgatccttgtgggtcacttccaactcaggatattctacaattttcctctcattttctttcctcaactACTCATTTACAGTTAAAGCACAGTTTTACTGGTTGCAATCCAAAGAGATACagattgaaaaaaaagcaagcaaaaataCCTGTTTGTACCACTGAGGTATCACTTTGATCTTGAACCATGGAGGTTACCTCGCCTTGCAAGttctaaaagcaaaacaacaacaaaaaaaccccataccatttgaaaatacagatttaCCTCTTTGTAAGAAATCCAGATCCCTTCTCAAAATATATCTATGTCAGTAAGTTATGATAGTCTTGAATGGATCACTTATTGTCTAAAGAACCTGTGACACTCAAATTCACTAATATAAGTTTGTTATCTTGtagttttctgtttaaaaggCAAATGAATTTGCTGAAATGCAGTTTGTAATGAGATTTTAACcagataaaattttctttttacctgTTTGAAGACTTCCTTCACATTAAAATGCTGGCTGATGGATATGCTGTAAGAAATCAACTCCTGCAAAATAGCTTCTGGGTAAGCCATTACTTCATCCATTACAACTTGGTTGAGTGTCTCATTCCTGTCAAATTTAAGGTCACTGTTTAAGAGATTCAagaatgtataaaaataaaataaatttgactACAGTGCCTTTAAATCCAAATCTAACTGTCTCACCAATCTCATAAAACCTTTAGGCTAAATGTTGCACCTGATATGTTTATACCAAATACAATCACATCCTGGCTTATTAGTAGAGATTAGTTCATTACAAATATATGAATGTAcaaaatttaagaaatattcACAACAAAGCCTTTCACATCTTTCCTTTTGGATGGGAAATCATTCAAAATCTGTGCTTATGTAAGGCATATTAAAAATGAGAGGTCAAATTACTGTCCTCCATATTTGTTCTGTATTGGTGCTCAGCTTTAAACGAGCCTGTCACAAGAGACTGCAAGCTTCCCCACCCCAAGGGAGGTGATTGGCATCTCCTTAACGTATATTAATCCACTGGACTCTAAGTTTTGTGGGACTCTCACCACtgagaagaccagaagaacAGGACCTATGGGATGCTGCCGGGTTTCATGGACTGGTGacacattttctattttaatctctctctgtcaccctctttctcccccctcctttttcctatttctttctatctctctttctctgcctcacatttactgttaaataaaaccCACACTATTTGACTTTTGCCCCTTAATTCCGGCAGAGGcatttttaatcattttaatAACCAGATCATAACAATAGGTTACATTACCTTTCTGCAACCTCACATTGTATTTTAACTTGTTCCATtacctttggggttttttaaattgttctaaTGAGCATTAAGAGCACAAATCCCACAGCTCTAACCACAATCCCACTGGGAGGTGTGTGAAGGTCCACATCACTCTTCTAACGTGCCTCGACCTCCTGGGTGTGAGAATAGAGCTGCTTCCTCTCAGCCTGTTTAATCTTCACACCTGCTGCTGAGCATGGTATGTGTCAATTTTTATAATGACTTTTATAGTTGCAAATGCCTAATCATGAGACAGGTCACAGAAATACtaccaaaataaatattttggctATCTGAAAGTTCTTAGTGAATTCTAGTCCTTGCAACTTTGAATGAGATCAAATCTGAGACCACAGGTGATGGTGCAGACCAATTTCTGATTCCTGTGAGTCAAGAATCTGAACTACTACTTTTAACTTCTGCATAAGGCATGGATAAGGCACAACAATACTGATCTGGTGTAGTTTTTGAGTGATACCAGTCTTCCTTAGTCCTGCTCATAAACTATGAGTATTATTTGCCTTAACCTTGTTCAGTATGtacattatttcattttacagtctCACCTGAAGTAGCAAGCAGTGTTTTTCCACATCTTTGCACTACAGCATAAACAAGATCTAAGCAGTACAACCAACATTAAagtatgctttattttttaagtttacacTAAAAAAATTCATACCTAGTTCTAATATGATCTAAAGAAGAAAGGGCCTTCTCCATATAATTCTTCAGCTCTTCTTCACAGCTtgccattttcattttttccaaaattatatCCAGATCAACTTTCATCATCTAAGGCCACACAGAAAACACAAGTAAAAATCATTTAGTATATACTAAAATCTCCATAACTATTTAGGATTCAAGTAATTTGattatgtatgtatattttaCAAAAAGAAGGGAAGCTACCTTAGTAAAACTCATTGCCTATGAAGACCTTTCCTACATAATTAACATTTCTGACACTGTCACCCTAAGTTGCTTCTTATAACTGTGAGAAGTTGACATCCAGTCAGACTTTGTACCTGCACAAGATTTTATAATAGCAACTTGCAGTCTctttataatgaaaatataatctTTACCACTGCTGCCATATCAAGAATATGATATGACTGCCCACTCAGTGGGAATCAAGCAGTTAGCAAAGATGTACCCGACAGAATGGAACTGACACGTAGAAATTCCAGCATAAAAGTCAAAGATtaagtttttcattttattttgaactCCAGAGAGCTCTTTGCATTAAGAAGTCCTTTCTTTACATCATACCACATCCTTGATTTATGTCTATACCTGTATAATGCTATCCTGTTCCCATCTGCATTCATCTACTTTCTTCTGAAGTTCACTTTCCTGCTGGGACAGTCGGAGTTTATGGACATCCCAGAGGGCCATGGCCTCCTGAAAATAGCTGTACAAGCCTTGACAGTGCTGCTCATCCTGTTTAGCCATCTCCTTAAAGTCTctctaaagaaaaacatttaagtgACTAAGTTATTTTTAAGCTGCTGGAAGGTGAAATGAAGGAATAAGAGGATATGTAACGTGACAAAAGGCTGCCTGGATGAACACTGTCAGTATTCAACACAGTGAGAGGAAAAAGCCATCCAAGTAAACTGGataaaaatgtggatttttattCTACAAGCTGAGAGTATCAGAACTTCTGTTTATTCTTCTGATACTGTAAAGCACAGAATCACCAAGTTCTGCCATCTATCATTTTAGGAACGACTGCCCAGTCATTTTCTTGTACAGAATAATAAAAGATGAGACTGAAAGAAATTTGGGAGATCATTTAAACCTATTCCTCTGCCTCTAGGCAGGTTGGGCTATACAAAATTCATCCCTGAcgtatatatttatattacaaatataaattatgatataaatatatttatgttaCAAATGTAAACCAAATCATTACGAACTCTCCTCCTTGAATCACACCAAGCTTCTTTTCTTTGTGGTGTTCACTCACACTGTGGATCTCATTCTAGTGTGACATCAAGAGCCTCAGATGCAGATGGCACTGCAGGTGGGAGGGCAGGAAGAACAGACTAATACCAGGGAGTAGTAAAAATATACGTGATAAACGTACATCCATATGCTCCAGTTCTTCTTCGAACCTACGTTCTAGTTTCTCAGTCATGTGAAGCATGTCAGAGTGGACAATTTCAACATCTTTTAACGTGTAAACATTCAAATCCAACAGGCTCatctaaacaaaaaaatgccAAGTTATTGACATGCATATAACAAATACTGTGTGGCTTTTAGCGAGTATGGGTTAACAACTGCTGGTGTTTCTTCTTGTGAGGGACAGAGAAAGATTCAACCCCCCAGATCTCACATTCTGGAAACAGTACAATTCTATTGGAGGCAAGGAAAGAAATGGAGTCAGAGAGGTGGAATTTCTTTCCCAAAATAAGACACTTAGCACAAAGGCTGAGTGTCCTTGCATCCTCCACACAAATGTAGGACAATACTTCCTTCATTACTGCCATTTATTACGGCTTTTACACATTTCGAGTACAAATACCACAGCAACTTCTCTAATGGAATGAGACAGAGgttaaaaagtaatttcactTGTTATCTCAATGTCTGGTGGATCCTCAAACATTTTTTACTGTACTGACACTGTACCATCAACAATCCTTCCAACAAGTCCCAAAGCTGTGACGCTCACCTTGCAGACCTGCACTTTTTCCTGACATTTGCCCAGGACCAGCTCATACTTGCTGCGCATTTTCTTCACGCACTCTGCATTGTGGGTGTCTGAAGAACATGGAGCAGACCACAGTCAGGATTCCTGTATTTCCCAGTGCAGTGTGAAATGGAAATATGACAGAAGCCCTGTGCTGAATCTCAGCACAGGAACAGATCCCAGCGGGTCTGCACACTTGTGCGACACAAACAATCAATTACAGAAgattttttaatacaaatctgtttATCATTATGCTTAAAAGCAGCAAGTTATTTACAATTGCTACCAACTTCTTTGCTACTATACAGGCTACAAATACCATGACAGGATGTGCTCTGGAGCAAAAGAAGGCAGACACACAGAGGGAAGGCACTTTATAGGACTCCAAGAAAGACAACATCTCCAAcacttttcctctccttctccaAAAGGTAAAAAGGAGTATTTTTGTACGACTAAGAACTGCTCCATGTCAAAATTAACCTTCTGTCTCCCCCAGATTAATTCTAACCAAGACAGTTCCTGCTAGATCTCACCATGCACAAGTGCCTGTGCTGGCCAAAGGGAGGTGATACCCCAGAAAACTTCTTTGGGTCCTACTGCCAGCTCAAAGCAACTGAGAAGGTATGTGAAAACACATGgaacaaagaaaagagcaaaCATGCACTTTCAAAGCAACTGCCTGCTTCGTtgctgcctggaaaaaaaagaaagaattgcCTGAATTCCAGATTGTTTTTATGATTTCCCAACTTACCTAAACTTTGGTTTAAATTCTCCACAGTTCTGTACCATTCATTTATCTCAGATTTCATGTCTGTTGGAGGTAACAAGGTGCTATCAAAAGAGGAAACAAGAGTCAAGTATCTTAACATATAAACCAGTCAGTTgttaaaagataaaattatgAATCAGAGTTTCCAtgcactttattttatttactgccaTCTCAGCAATGAAAATAAACCAAGGAGACTGCTGTTGTTCAAGGCCACTGAACAACTGACTGACAAGGGACTAACTTGTTCCTACATTCATCCTAAAAGAAAAGCTGTAAATGTTGTAATGCCTTGCATCCAAAAATGCTTGTTGTCAGGATGGATATTCAAACATAGACAGTTAGATTTCTATCCAGATTCTTCCGTAATTTATTACACAAATGAAATCCTGTGCAGAAACAATGCCTTGACTAAAGCACCAACTTGTAGTTCTCTACCCATCCTTGTCTGCTCATTTATACCATGTTTCAAATATTAGTTAAGATTTACTTTTGCACTCCTGCATTTCTAGCTCTCCATCATCCCCTATTTAGTGTAGCTGGTGCACTGAAAACCAGGAATgcattttttccattaaaaagagCTTTACCAAAAAGAAGTTTAGGACCTGCCTACTTCTGAACTCTACAATCACAGACTGACAGAAAGCAAAGTGCATTTAGTAGCCAAGTCCCCTATTAACTCCAGAAAgaattctgtttctcttttgccATACCCAATGTGCTGCAAAACCCCCAGTCTCCGCTCACTGAGTACAGTCTGCTCCTTTatcatattttccatttctgttttcacagtTGGAGGATTCTGTATTTCTTCACTTGCCATAAATTCTCTGTAGGATGGAAAAATGATATGTATAATGGAAATGTGATATATGTGCTATCCTATGTGATATGTATCATatgtttaatgaaaaaatgaTAAAACAGTACTGTTTATAGAAAACACAACTGAACACTAGTCACTTTGTGTTATTCATTCTCCAAAATATGACTGTAAAATTTCTGACCTGAAACTCTGAATTACATGGTTCTTTTGGATGAGCTTCCAGTCCTTGACTCTCTCTTGCCATTTCAATTTATgtgctttttccttctcaagCTCTGATTTCATTAGATTAAAGAGCAGCTTGGCAGTTGCCCTCTCATTACCCAGCAGGGCTCGGTTTATAttctgcatattaaaaaaataaaatcaggagtaTTTTATCAGCatataacataaaaaaaagcataaattgTCTCTTCTATgtgaaaggagggagaaaagaatACAAATGATAAAGAATATTCTGCAAAAGAGAAACTTCTTTTATATGTCAGTGATTGATAAGTAGAAAAAATGAATttcaactgggaaaaaaaaaaagacattctgGGAATATTCAGATTGCTATCTTGCCCCAGACAAAACATTTACCGTGGCCTCGTCATTGATGAGCTTGTGAACATCATCTGCCAAGAAGAAGGAAATTTCCTCCAGTTTCACTGTATACTTTTTCAGTATATTTGCTATCTGTGcaataaaagaataaagaaaagcatCAGCTAAAAAAGTATAACTCAGATGTCAGTTTCCCAAGTTATAAAATTACatgaacaaaacattttttttccattaaaataaattcaattgGTTGATAGACAGATTGAGAAATAAACCTTAAAATATTAATCTTAAATATAtcaaagactgatttttttaaatcattcatTAAAAAGTAACTAAAACTTTCCACTTTGTTACTActcatttggtttttttttcatatctgtGAAAATTGAGCACTCTGCAGACAAGCTGCAATATGAattcaaaaaaaatcacaccaacTTCCTTTCAAATATCTGGAGTGAATCCACCAGtgcctgttttaaggaaaaacaaaatttaaggAAATGTCGCCATCTCTGACCTTTTTCATAACTAAACAAACATCAATAAAAAAGTTATGGTGATACTCTTGGACCTACTCACAATGTCTGCGTTACAAAGAGGACAAACTGGCACAGGTAGAACAAACAGCCTTTGTTTGCTTCCAAGAACAACGCAGCAAGGATCTTCTTAAGGGGTATCTATTATTTATCCAAACATTTACTGTGATATCCAATGACTTTCACAAGTCAGCCTAAAGCCTACACAACTGCAACACAACTCCTACTGATACCCAGGCTACCCAAACTAAAACTGAGCTAGGTCACGCCTGTGGTCTTTCTCAGCTGTCCCCAAAAAATAACAGAGCAGATGACAGTTCGACCTAAAAAACCCTTGCAcgaaaataaaagcagctcaCCTTCAGTACAGATAATTGTGCAAGAAAGAAACACCttggaactgaaaaaaaagtattttcttctgattATGCAGGTATAAAATGATTGAATGGTCTACTGGTGAAAAGAAAGCAATCACCACACAACAGAATTACTGGCAGATCTCTGACTCCTATGGAAACAAGCTACTCTTTGCTGTGCATCCAGCATTACCAGCAAATAATAATCTTATCCTTAAGTAACAGTTATTAAGGCTGCATCTCACTTTAGAGGCTCGACTCTTTTCAATCTTCTTTAGGGATTCATCCATTGTCCTAATCCACTTCTTTCTGTTCAAGGATTCCTGGTAAATCATATTCCACAGTTTTTCCAAACCCTGAAATAAGAATTTAGTCTCAATCTCTTTGAaaagtaaatgtaaaaaaaaaaaaaattaaaaaagaaaacagatcttAAGACTCCAGTGAGCCGTGAGAACCTGTTACACAGAGCAGGTACAAATAACTGAAGGTGAGCCAATGCTCTGAGCTGCCTTACTTTAAAGGAGAAACCTTCTAGAGCCGTATCAGACACAATCTTTTCAAACAGAAGTTCACTTTTTTCATCAGATTTCATCACTTTTACTTGAAGGAATTTTTGAAGCTCCGAAACAGAGGCTTCCATCTCCTAAAAAGAGAAGGAACTCAGTGTGATCACTTGAATATTGGGCCCTGAGCTTAGAATAGCACTCTAGACTACCTGGATTAAAAAATCCTGCCTTACTTTGCCAACGTagtccagctcctgctgcatttTGGTCACTGCTTGATCGTGACGCTTTTGCCGTCGTTCTGCCACGCATTTCAAGGTCTCGCtgcttttttcctcaggaaCTGCCAAGAAAGAAATGAGGATGATGGAGCCTGGAACTCTTGCTGCAGAACAGGGGATGCACGAAGAATAAATCCCTAAATGCACACTATGACTGCTGCAGTTTGTGCAGCTCTTACAGTGTGCAGCACGGGAAGGGAAATCTTTGCAAACGGAGGTTAAAAATACTTGAGCATATTTTAAAACCTCTCTTATTAACTTGTGATTTTCAGGATAAAAGCATGGAAGCTATCAACTAAAGCTCAGGTATGATGCAAAAAAGTTGCATCATTTCAAGAATGAGATCTGCTTACATCAGAACTGGAATTTATCATCCAAACATAAGCTGTGATTGACTGACAATTTcacaaccattttttttttctaggaggAGACTCTTCAGCTTCAAAATTACCTACAAATCATCAAAAACGTGCCAGGTCATTTCTGAGCTTGATTTTATACCTCGTTCAGCTAAAACTGCTACATGTATAGTGTCTCCTATGAATGCAAATTTAAATAGCTGACATTAAGGGAAAACAATTTTACCAACTATATCAGGTAGGCCTCTGACTTCCTCAGCTGAACTTGTATCTACATTTCTCCAGGCCTTTGGAAATGTTGTAGGTTCTCTGAAACAAGAAGAGAATAAAGCTTTGATTTGTATTAAATGTGTAAGAAGAGGGACTAGCATAATAGTATAATATTCACTTTAAGTGGCAAAATGTAACATTTAAGTGAACATAAGTATTGTTTTAACTACAAAGAATATGGTTCAAAGAATCAACGTTGGTTCTTCTGACATGAACTGAACTGAGTAATTATCTAGTGTGGTTTGACCCCAACTTCAAATCTGTTATGATGGCATTAAAGCAATACATGCTAGATTTAGTGCATGCAAACGAACACCAACATACTATGCTTAAAAGGGATAAGAATCTGTGAAATCTCAAGGAGGAACTAGCAAGAAATGTGAAAATAGCCTTTATCTGCCCACTGCTCTTCCCATTGGCTTGGGCACTGTGTTTCTCCTTGGGGTCAATGAGAATCCAGGAGAATTCAGCCGCAGGGTTAGGGTAAAAAGGATGGATGCATTAACTTCTTTCTTGTTCATTACACAATCTTACtgcatcatcatcaccatcatcatgtAAATCATCAACATACTTTGAAATATAGTTCAAAAAGATGTGTCAGACTGGGCATCTACCTAGACTGCTTTGAGTGAAGAAGACAGGCAATTTCTTTTGCAAAGGAAAGTCACACAATATGCCTGCCATTGGAAATATCAGCCTGTCAGCCTGCACTTTAACAGGCAGCAGCTCATTATACTAAATTTACATCGAGCAAGGAGACACTCTGTTACAAGTCATTAGTGCTATGACCAAGAATTCAGAAATTTCTTGCTCCCAGTGCAAATCTTACAA
It encodes:
- the CCDC180 gene encoding coiled-coil domain-containing protein 180 isoform X6 — protein: MLTSDRHSEMSADAGLLPCYQQKCDGKMPINDSTKKAQSDREPTTFPKAWRNVDTSSAEEVRGLPDIVVPEEKSSETLKCVAERRQKRHDQAVTKMQQELDYVGKEMEASVSELQKFLQVKVMKSDEKSELLFEKIVSDTALEGFSFKGLEKLWNMIYQESLNRKKWIRTMDESLKKIEKSRASKIANILKKYTVKLEEISFFLADDVHKLINDEATNINRALLGNERATAKLLFNLMKSELEKEKAHKLKWQERVKDWKLIQKNHVIQSFREFMASEEIQNPPTVKTEMENMIKEQTVLSERRLGVLQHIGTLLPPTDMKSEINEWYRTVENLNQSLDTHNAECVKKMRSKYELVLGKCQEKVQVCKMSLLDLNVYTLKDVEIVHSDMLHMTEKLERRFEEELEHMDMMKVDLDIILEKMKMASCEEELKNYMEKALSSLDHIRTSDLKFDRNETLNQVVMDEVMAYPEAILQELISYSISISQHFNVKEVFKQNLQGEVTSMVQDQSDTSVVQTGLEVHQQRAEWDSRLSQPMPEEVDSCQRSDGETNPAEHEEILAQETEETEEDGESIPHESEDTEHAEQGAVFNSSKAESAEKAMEIFSTASGNIYTVLGVEEADITENYFTKYEKEESLPMYLKYVLLKETVFVKLKKKIRLCFFEHLEKWFAESLSKSHVFMAAKKEELNSILLLHLQLHQQKQEEIQTNIYNVRAGELSLHRERLECYCEGLEESLKKEKAEFHKFLDQLNNLNKNFGSRIRNLEYDLQHAPMTEQSASSRNNLQSELHNHLESVGVTVRSYQHHLEEALGKLKRSNVDFLKTCRLFSEGGDFSSEEVKFFSSCLQKESKQIDSLESLIKTDVEKMESSCLEQATELIKQSEKKFADVSVSRAFMEKVQKSLRCLQQQIKSEVANSNLQSVTLKSYLEKLQQKRDACAHPTADKEASASEELYDFAKEVLKELKKRSQYLDCFLEKAMIPHASEDIPTLAIDGMSQDSIAPAVQRESLRDESKRMVMGLDPEKFPVLNPSRMDTSALDDLAISVIQNLAGFVPSKQSPDLNQERKDRSRSLGPVKKKVSNARAAQTTKKSSLDETKPKKSEKKSTKSVPKDRTYQIFEKKPPKSDTFKGIIMNILWTGSNTLLDLGEDFYGEKTAQMGIPKYLPETFERWAEKLRQKLLSYKRQADDYYNFCLREFRDQLKWFEEELSSVSQLAVDSLLREHEQKLSSSTAQIQHLFNRQLGEWEDMKTVHQRKLHYSLGHPNNSLQLEALCQEEIKRQKDQTEGVHLNTKMLQDCAAECAQSFFSALAALTEKLLLELDETITVDDIQVADTERPREKMSTLSHRKQAGLPLETSKVQQLIQRGRGTWPGIPETTLPEAPAYVLCRGTAVVSTAQTTLGHLAVMDARQAAYQKYKCKLEQLFAQIEEESAARLLAIQRWQDWWEQSIQKIKQLYL